A stretch of DNA from bacterium:
TTCTCTTTATAGACGCGGACAGTGACGATTTCGGTAAGCAGTATGATGAACTGGTCAGTCATCTGAATGGAGTAACATATGCCAACAAAAAGAATGCAGAATCCCCTGACGCCCTGCATTTCTGTGCTGACGTTGTGGATTATTATCGTGAATTCGCAGCCGGCAAGGAGGCAGTACCTCTCGGCGCTGAAATAGTTCAGCCGGATCAGTTGGAGGAGAACAATTACAACCTGGCAGTCAAGCGTTACGTCATTTCCGAGGTGGAACATTGCATCAACAACGCTCTTGATTCAGTAGAGACCACCGAACTGGGAAAGATTGCGGAGTTAATAAGACCTCAGGCGGTTAAGAGCCAGAAGGAAGGCTTTGCAGACTATGAATTTTTTGAAGTTTCAGCCTCTGACATACCGACGGAGGGTTGGATTGGAGACCTCCAGGAAATAGTCACTGTAGAAGTCGTTAACCTTACAAAGGCTGAAAAACAGAAATTAAAGCCGGGCGATGTTCTCCTGGCAACAAAGGGAACTGTAGGAAAAGTTGGAATTGTTCCGGAGACGTATGAGGGTGACTGGCTTGCCAACCAGTCATTCCAGATCATCCGGTTAAAGAAAGACAGCCCCATAAATAATCCTCGCGTGCTGTACATGTACCTGAAATCCGAAGTTGCTCAGGACCTTCTGGAAGTCAAATCCTACGGTACAACCATCCCCATGGTCCAGAAAAGAGATGTCGTAAGTTTTCCTGTTATCGTTCCGTCTAATGAACAGCAGAAAGAAATTGTCAGATCTTTCGAAGAGCAAGTTCGGCTAAAGGGAAAAATCGAAAAACTGCAAGAGGAAATTGCGAATGAAAATGAAAGACATTGGGATGTTAAATGAAATGATAACCCTAAAAGCGCCGATATCCGATCCACCCCAAAGGAGCTTAAGTTCGTCCGCAAGGACGCTGCTCCTGGACCTTCTCGAGGATCACAGAACCCGGGTGTTGGCTAGAAAAGCAAGCCGGCTCTACATCGGGTACTGGGGCAGATCCCTGTACTTCTTCCTTGGTGTCCAGGTGACTTTCACGGCAATTGTGGTCATGGCCAACAGAATGCTGCCCTGATTTGCTGACTGGGAGATATTGATGAAGAGAAAAAGCATCAAGAAACAGCTGACAAAGTTCAAGGATGATGCATCTAAGTGCCAAATCTGCCGCGAGGCGGGCCTTCTCTACAAGCACGAGAATGGGAAATGGGCCTATCCTCTGTTCGACAAGAACCTGGAATGCAGATCTGGTGTTCTGGCCATCGCTGAGGCCCCCAACGAAAAGGATACATTTGATCCGAAGAAGAGTTATTTATCCTACGACATCGAAACCGATCCAACGGGCAACTTCTTCAGGGAACTCCTTCACAGCGTTAACCTGACTGTGCACGACGTAATCATCACCAATTCAGTTTTGTGTCTACCTGCGGCCAAGAATGGCAAATATCCGGTTTCCTCCAGGCAGATTTCTATGTGCTCTACTTGGGTCAGCAGGCTGATATCGGAAGTTAACCCTGAGGTTGTACTCACTCTGGGTGGTAAGGCTTTAGAAGCCATCAAGAAAATCGATCGACACAGCCTGACCCTTAGTTCTGGTGCCGGAAAGATGCACTCCTGGTACGGAAGGAAGCTGCTTCCGTTGTATCACCCCAGCCTGCGGGGTAGAGCAAACAGAAAAGCTGACCTGCAGAAAAAGGATATATCGG
This window harbors:
- a CDS encoding uracil-DNA glycosylase family protein, which gives rise to MKRKSIKKQLTKFKDDASKCQICREAGLLYKHENGKWAYPLFDKNLECRSGVLAIAEAPNEKDTFDPKKSYLSYDIETDPTGNFFRELLHSVNLTVHDVIITNSVLCLPAAKNGKYPVSSRQISMCSTWVSRLISEVNPEVVLTLGGKALEAIKKIDRHSLTLSSGAGKMHSWYGRKLLPLYHPSLRGRANRKADLQKKDISVLKKYLQIS